Proteins encoded in a region of the Puniceibacterium sp. IMCC21224 genome:
- the proB gene encoding glutamate 5-kinase, whose amino-acid sequence MASLTTARRLVVKIGSALLVDRVSGALRAEWLGSIAADVARIKARGTDVVLVSSGSIALGRRVLSLPEAVLPLEQSQAAAAVGQIRLARAWEEALAPHDLTTAQILVTLEDSADRRRYLNSRATMETLLGFGVVPIVNENDTVATDEIRFGDNDRLAAQVAVTVGADQLVLLSDVDGFYTGNPQIDPSATRYDVIDQITPEIEAMAGDAGSGLSKGGMKTKLMAARTATASGCTMAITEGSVLHPLTALEQGAPATWFTAQMDPHAARKRWIAAMKPQGTLIVDAGAAGALARGKSLLPAGIVAVEGNFGRGDPVAIRSGAGSDLGQGLTRYTATEARAIQGHKSTEIETILGYPGRAVLIHRDDMAV is encoded by the coding sequence GTGGCGTCCCTGACAACCGCTCGACGGTTGGTGGTCAAGATCGGTTCGGCGCTTCTGGTGGATCGGGTCAGCGGCGCGTTGCGGGCCGAATGGCTTGGCTCTATCGCGGCGGATGTGGCGCGGATCAAGGCACGCGGAACCGATGTTGTGCTGGTCTCTTCCGGTTCCATCGCGTTGGGGCGTCGGGTGCTGAGCCTGCCCGAAGCGGTTCTGCCACTAGAACAGTCGCAGGCCGCCGCAGCCGTCGGGCAAATCCGCCTTGCCCGCGCCTGGGAAGAAGCGCTGGCGCCGCATGATCTGACCACGGCGCAGATCCTTGTCACGCTTGAGGATAGCGCCGATCGCCGCCGTTATCTCAATTCCCGCGCCACGATGGAGACGTTGCTGGGCTTTGGCGTGGTGCCAATTGTGAACGAAAATGATACCGTCGCCACGGACGAGATTCGGTTTGGTGATAATGATCGTCTCGCGGCGCAGGTGGCGGTGACTGTCGGGGCTGACCAGCTTGTCCTGTTGTCAGACGTCGATGGGTTCTACACCGGCAACCCCCAGATCGACCCCAGTGCCACCCGCTATGACGTGATAGATCAGATCACCCCCGAGATCGAGGCGATGGCCGGCGACGCGGGATCAGGTCTCTCCAAAGGCGGGATGAAGACAAAACTGATGGCCGCGCGCACCGCGACCGCCTCTGGTTGCACCATGGCGATTACCGAAGGCTCGGTGCTGCACCCGTTGACTGCCCTTGAGCAGGGCGCGCCTGCGACCTGGTTCACCGCTCAGATGGACCCGCATGCCGCCCGAAAACGCTGGATCGCGGCGATGAAACCACAGGGCACACTGATCGTCGACGCCGGTGCGGCAGGGGCCCTGGCACGTGGAAAATCTCTGCTGCCGGCCGGAATTGTCGCTGTCGAAGGCAACTTTGGTCGTGGTGATCCGGTTGCGATCCGCAGCGGCGCGGGCAGTGATCTGGGACAGGGGCTCACCCGCTATACCGCTACAGAGGCGCGCGCCATCCAAGGACATAAATCCACGGAAATCGAAACTATTCTGGGCTATCCAGGCCGCGCCGTGCTGATCCACAGGGATGACATGGCGGTCTAG
- a CDS encoding thiamine phosphate synthase: MTETEQPQLYLITPPEFDLNSFPAQLSAVLETTDVACIRLALATQDEDRILRAADALREIAHAHDVAMVIDTHVMLAQRLGLDGVHLVDGARSIRFARKTLGPEAIIGAYCGDSRHEGINAAEAGADYISFGPVGPNALGDGTLADTDLFQWWSEMIELPVVAEGALDDATIRRLAHMTDFFAIGEEIWRQNDPVDALRVLMQGLSETAS, from the coding sequence ATGACCGAGACCGAGCAGCCACAGTTATACTTGATCACCCCGCCTGAGTTCGACCTGAACAGCTTTCCTGCGCAATTGTCCGCCGTGCTGGAAACCACCGACGTGGCCTGTATCCGGCTGGCGCTGGCCACCCAGGACGAGGATCGCATTCTTCGGGCCGCCGATGCGCTGCGCGAAATTGCGCATGCGCATGACGTCGCCATGGTCATCGACACCCATGTGATGCTGGCGCAGCGACTGGGTTTAGACGGTGTGCATTTGGTCGATGGGGCACGATCAATCCGCTTTGCCCGGAAAACCCTTGGGCCCGAGGCGATTATCGGCGCATATTGCGGCGATTCCCGCCATGAGGGCATCAACGCGGCTGAGGCTGGCGCGGATTACATCAGCTTTGGCCCGGTCGGGCCAAACGCGTTGGGCGACGGTACATTAGCGGACACGGATCTGTTCCAGTGGTGGTCCGAAATGATTGAACTGCCGGTTGTCGCGGAAGGCGCGTTGGACGATGCGACGATCCGGAGATTGGCCCACATGACAGACTTCTTTGCCATCGGTGAAGAGATCTGGCGCCAGAATGATCCGGTAGATGCACTGCGGGTATTGATGCAGGGGCTCTCAGAGACTGCCAGCTAA
- a CDS encoding DUF3553 domain-containing protein, with protein sequence MNALNAILEPGMLVTHPDQPDWGTGQVQSNIGDRITVNFREEGKVVIDGSRITLLPFFEAPD encoded by the coding sequence ATGAACGCGCTGAATGCAATACTGGAACCGGGCATGCTGGTCACGCATCCCGATCAGCCTGACTGGGGAACCGGGCAGGTGCAATCAAACATCGGGGACAGGATTACGGTGAATTTCCGCGAAGAGGGCAAGGTTGTTATAGATGGTTCCCGTATCACGTTGCTGCCCTTCTTTGAAGCACCAGACTAG
- the obgE gene encoding GTPase ObgE, producing MKFLDLCKVYIRSGQGGGGAVSFRREKYIEFGGPDGGDGGNGGSVWVEAVDGLNTLIDFRYQQHFFADNGQAGMGRQRTGKTGEDILLRVPVGTEILDEDEETVIADMTELGQRVQLAKGGNGGWGNLQFKSSTNQGPRRANAGQPGVERTIWLRLKLIADVGLVGLPNAGKSTFLAATSNARPKVADYPFTTLHPNLGVVGVDNVEFVVADIPGLIEGAHEGRGLGDLFLGHVERCAVLLHLIDGTSGTLVEDYQTILDELSAYGAGLDEKPKITVLNKIDALDDEEREFLRGELEAAGAENVMLMSGVSREGVTEVLRALRAEIDDNRLRDRVGEVEENQPWRP from the coding sequence ATGAAATTTCTTGATCTCTGCAAGGTCTACATCCGCTCAGGTCAGGGTGGAGGCGGCGCTGTCAGCTTTCGCCGCGAAAAGTATATTGAATTCGGCGGGCCGGATGGCGGCGATGGTGGCAACGGCGGTTCAGTCTGGGTCGAGGCGGTGGATGGGCTTAACACGCTGATCGACTTTCGCTACCAGCAGCATTTTTTTGCTGACAATGGCCAGGCTGGCATGGGCCGACAGCGCACCGGCAAGACCGGCGAAGATATCTTATTGCGCGTCCCCGTCGGGACCGAAATTCTGGACGAAGACGAAGAGACCGTGATTGCCGATATGACCGAGCTGGGGCAACGCGTGCAACTGGCCAAGGGCGGCAATGGCGGCTGGGGCAACCTGCAATTCAAAAGCTCGACCAATCAGGGTCCGCGTCGCGCCAATGCGGGCCAGCCCGGGGTGGAACGTACGATCTGGCTGCGGCTCAAACTGATTGCGGATGTCGGTCTGGTCGGTCTGCCAAATGCCGGGAAATCGACCTTTCTCGCCGCGACGTCGAACGCGCGGCCCAAAGTGGCAGATTACCCGTTTACCACGCTGCACCCCAATCTCGGTGTCGTTGGTGTCGACAATGTCGAATTTGTCGTCGCCGACATTCCCGGCCTGATCGAAGGTGCGCACGAAGGCCGTGGTCTTGGTGATCTGTTTCTTGGCCACGTCGAACGCTGTGCGGTGTTGCTGCACCTGATTGACGGCACGTCTGGAACGCTGGTTGAAGATTACCAGACAATTCTCGACGAACTCTCGGCTTACGGTGCTGGGCTTGACGAAAAGCCAAAGATCACGGTCCTGAACAAGATCGACGCGCTCGACGATGAGGAACGCGAGTTTTTGAGGGGCGAACTTGAGGCCGCCGGCGCCGAGAACGTCATGCTGATGTCAGGCGTCAGCCGCGAAGGCGTAACCGAAGTGCTGCGTGCCCTACGGGCCGAAATTGACGACAATCGCCTCCGCGACCGCGTGGGAGAGGTCGAGGAGAACCAGCCGTGGCGTCCCTGA
- a CDS encoding RNA methyltransferase yields the protein MTDPTASPAPLPQPSVVLVRPQMGENIGAAARAMLNFGLDRMRLVAPRDGWPNQSAVAMASGAGRVLDGVQVYPTTAEAVADASFVLATTARVRGLTKPVYSPEGAMIEAQARIAAGEKVAVLFGPERAGLENDDIALANAIVTVPVNPEFPSLNLAQCTLLMGYEWRRATTAIAPRTEAMAGSDWATVLDVETLAQHYEDRMETAGFFFPESKAQSMKINLRNLWSRMPLTQMDVRMLHGVMRQMVRWKEHGD from the coding sequence ATGACAGATCCAACCGCCAGCCCCGCGCCCTTGCCCCAACCCAGCGTTGTCCTTGTGCGTCCGCAGATGGGTGAAAACATTGGTGCAGCTGCCCGCGCCATGCTGAATTTCGGTCTGGACCGAATGCGGCTTGTTGCGCCGCGTGACGGCTGGCCGAACCAGAGCGCGGTTGCCATGGCGTCCGGTGCCGGGCGGGTGCTGGACGGGGTACAGGTCTATCCAACCACGGCTGAGGCGGTCGCGGATGCGAGCTTTGTGCTGGCCACCACGGCGCGGGTGCGCGGGCTGACGAAGCCGGTCTATAGCCCCGAAGGCGCGATGATCGAGGCGCAGGCGCGCATCGCGGCAGGCGAAAAGGTGGCGGTATTGTTCGGCCCGGAACGCGCCGGGTTGGAGAATGACGATATTGCATTGGCCAATGCCATTGTGACGGTGCCGGTCAACCCGGAGTTTCCGTCGCTGAACCTGGCGCAATGCACATTGCTGATGGGCTATGAGTGGCGCCGCGCAACAACCGCGATTGCCCCACGGACAGAGGCAATGGCCGGATCTGACTGGGCCACCGTGCTGGACGTCGAAACGCTTGCGCAGCATTACGAAGATCGGATGGAAACGGCCGGTTTCTTCTTTCCCGAGTCCAAGGCGCAGAGCATGAAGATCAATCTGCGCAATCTCTGGAGCCGGATGCCGCTGACGCAGATGGACGTGCGGATGCTGCACGGGGTGATGCGTCAAATGGTGCGCTGGAAGGAACATGGCGACTGA
- a CDS encoding glutamate-5-semialdehyde dehydrogenase yields the protein MQDHSDIPTLMADIGTRARVASSQLANASPTAKTQALMAAADAVWAARETIIAANEKDMAFGRDKGLSDAMMDRLLLTEARIQSMVDGLRAIAGQEDPIGTVMTEWDRPTGLHIQRVRTPLGVIGIIYESRPNVTADAGALCLKSGNAAILRGGSESFYSATAIHACLVAGLRAAGLPEDAIQLIPTRDRAAVSELLTMTGTVDVIVPRGGKGLVGLVQREARVPVFAHLEGIVHIYVDANADPVKALNVVLNAKTRRTGICGAAECLLIHRDVVDTIGQGLIRALLDAGVEVRADETLQAIPGTVAATQADWGTEFLDMVIAARVVPDIDAAIAHIRTYGSSHTECILTEDDAAAGQFFDQLDSAILMRNVSTQFADGGEFGMGAEIGIATGKLHARGPVGAEQLTSFKYLVTGDGAIRS from the coding sequence ATGCAGGACCATAGCGACATTCCCACTCTGATGGCCGACATTGGCACCCGCGCGCGCGTGGCTTCCAGCCAGCTGGCCAATGCGTCGCCAACGGCCAAAACACAGGCGCTGATGGCTGCCGCTGACGCCGTTTGGGCCGCGCGGGAAACAATCATCGCCGCCAACGAGAAAGACATGGCGTTCGGTCGCGACAAGGGATTGTCCGATGCGATGATGGATCGGCTGTTGCTGACCGAAGCGCGGATTCAATCCATGGTTGACGGGCTGCGCGCCATCGCCGGACAAGAGGACCCGATTGGCACGGTGATGACAGAATGGGACCGTCCCACCGGTCTGCATATCCAACGGGTGCGCACTCCGCTGGGTGTCATCGGCATTATCTACGAAAGTCGGCCCAACGTGACGGCGGATGCCGGGGCGCTCTGCCTGAAATCCGGCAACGCGGCAATCTTGCGCGGCGGCTCCGAAAGCTTTTATTCCGCAACCGCCATTCACGCCTGCCTGGTTGCCGGGTTGCGCGCAGCGGGTCTGCCCGAGGACGCGATTCAACTGATCCCCACACGCGACCGCGCCGCCGTATCTGAGCTTTTGACAATGACCGGGACTGTCGATGTGATCGTACCGCGCGGCGGCAAGGGACTGGTCGGACTGGTTCAGCGCGAGGCAAGGGTGCCGGTGTTTGCCCATCTCGAAGGGATCGTTCACATTTATGTCGACGCCAACGCAGATCCGGTCAAGGCGCTGAACGTGGTTCTGAACGCCAAGACGCGGCGCACCGGAATTTGTGGTGCCGCGGAATGCCTGCTGATTCACCGCGACGTGGTGGACACGATTGGGCAGGGGCTGATCCGGGCCTTGCTGGACGCCGGAGTCGAGGTGCGCGCCGACGAGACGCTCCAGGCCATTCCCGGCACCGTCGCCGCGACCCAAGCGGACTGGGGCACAGAATTCCTTGATATGGTGATTGCAGCCCGTGTGGTGCCGGATATCGACGCGGCGATCGCTCATATCCGTACTTACGGATCTAGCCATACGGAATGTATCCTGACCGAGGATGATGCCGCCGCCGGCCAGTTCTTTGACCAGCTGGACAGTGCGATCCTGATGCGCAACGTTTCGACCCAATTCGCCGACGGTGGTGAATTTGGAATGGGGGCCGAGATTGGTATCGCGACGGGCAAGTTACATGCGCGTGGCCCGGTCGGAGCCGAACAGCTGACCAGCTTTAAGTACCTCGTTACCGGCGACGGCGCGATTCGGTCCTGA
- a CDS encoding carboxypeptidase M32 → MTNAFDDLMAFQRDTGALGQIAGRLGWDQETMMPRGAADQRGDEMAAIESVLHARKTDPRVGDWLAELAGAQLDPVGQAQLRHIRRTFDRASRVPARLASEIARVTSRSHGLWAEARAADDFATFAPVLKEVLALRREEGAALSDGADVYDALLDDYEPGATAAGLSTMFGALRPRLVALRAEILERPQPKGLSGEFDEAAQMKLTRQIAQTFGYDLSRGRVDKAVHPFSSGSGNDVRITTRTSASDPFNCLYSTIHEVGHACYEQAIAQEYRLTPLGQGVSMGVHESQSRIYENQLGRSRAFTGWLFARMTDNFGDMGLADADAFHAAVNRVQNGFIRTESDEVQYNLHVLLRFDLERALIAGALEVEDLEVAWNDRFKADFGFDVDRPSNGVLQDVHWSAGLFGYFPTYSLGNVYAGCLNQALRAAVPDLDDQLAQGNLTAATAWLREHVQQYGGLYEPREVIARACGAEPSEKPLLDYLETKFGAIYDFAT, encoded by the coding sequence ATGACCAACGCTTTTGACGATCTCATGGCCTTTCAACGCGACACCGGCGCCCTTGGGCAAATCGCGGGGCGGCTGGGCTGGGATCAGGAAACCATGATGCCGCGCGGCGCTGCCGACCAGCGCGGCGATGAGATGGCCGCGATCGAATCCGTGCTGCATGCCCGCAAGACTGACCCGCGGGTTGGTGACTGGCTGGCCGAGCTGGCGGGCGCGCAACTCGACCCTGTGGGGCAGGCGCAGCTGCGCCATATCCGCCGCACCTTTGATCGCGCAAGCCGGGTGCCGGCGCGACTGGCGTCGGAGATTGCCCGTGTCACATCACGATCCCACGGCCTGTGGGCCGAGGCGCGCGCGGCGGACGATTTCGCAACTTTCGCACCCGTGCTGAAAGAAGTGCTGGCCCTGCGCCGCGAAGAGGGGGCCGCGCTGTCAGACGGGGCCGATGTCTATGACGCGCTGCTTGACGATTACGAACCCGGAGCGACTGCGGCGGGCCTGTCGACGATGTTTGGTGCGCTTCGCCCGCGTCTTGTTGCCCTGCGCGCAGAGATCCTGGAGAGGCCGCAGCCCAAGGGGCTGTCGGGTGAGTTTGACGAGGCGGCGCAGATGAAGCTGACGCGCCAGATTGCGCAAACCTTTGGCTATGATCTGAGCCGCGGGCGGGTGGATAAGGCGGTGCATCCGTTCAGCTCCGGTTCCGGCAACGACGTGCGTATCACCACGCGCACCAGTGCGAGCGATCCGTTCAACTGTCTCTACTCCACGATCCACGAGGTCGGCCACGCCTGCTACGAACAGGCGATTGCGCAAGAGTATCGGCTCACGCCGCTGGGGCAGGGCGTGTCGATGGGCGTACATGAAAGCCAGAGCCGGATTTACGAGAACCAACTGGGCCGCAGCCGCGCCTTTACCGGATGGCTGTTCGCCCGGATGACGGATAACTTTGGTGATATGGGGCTGGCGGATGCTGATGCATTCCACGCCGCCGTCAACCGGGTGCAGAACGGTTTTATTCGGACCGAATCCGATGAGGTGCAATACAATTTGCATGTGCTGCTGCGGTTCGATCTGGAACGCGCGCTGATCGCAGGCGCGCTCGAGGTTGAGGATCTGGAAGTCGCGTGGAATGATCGCTTTAAGGCGGATTTCGGCTTCGATGTCGACCGCCCCTCGAACGGGGTGCTTCAGGATGTGCATTGGTCGGCGGGGTTGTTTGGCTATTTCCCGACCTATTCATTGGGAAATGTTTATGCCGGATGTCTGAATCAAGCGTTGCGCGCGGCGGTGCCGGATCTGGATGACCAACTGGCGCAGGGTAATCTGACAGCTGCCACAGCATGGCTGCGCGAACACGTGCAACAATATGGTGGATTGTACGAGCCGCGCGAGGTCATTGCGCGGGCCTGCGGTGCAGAGCCTTCGGAGAAGCCACTGCTCGATTACTTGGAGACCAAGTTCGGCGCGATCTACGATTTCGCAACCTGA
- a CDS encoding GNAT family N-acetyltransferase, with protein MVATSPEFTVRLARSAADLRAAQRLRYEVFVAELGGGGAMVDHDARLEQDRFDPFFDHLILCDAARPGEVIGVYRVLRSDQAAAAGQFYSEDEYDLAPLQNTGRTLLELGRSCLHPDYRGGSAMVHLWQALARYVDEHGIEILFGVASFHGTDVEALAHPLSYLHARHLAPDELRVRARAYQPMDLLPPDEIDRKRAVIETPALIKAYLRLGGCVGDGAFVDHAFHTTDVCLVMDTARMNDRQKGLYQRDAAK; from the coding sequence ATGGTAGCCACCTCGCCCGAATTTACCGTTCGGCTGGCACGGTCCGCCGCGGATCTGCGCGCGGCGCAGCGGTTACGCTACGAGGTATTTGTAGCCGAGCTGGGCGGCGGCGGCGCGATGGTCGACCACGACGCCCGCCTCGAGCAGGACCGGTTCGACCCGTTCTTTGATCATCTCATTTTATGCGACGCCGCGCGACCCGGTGAGGTTATCGGCGTTTATCGTGTTCTGCGCAGCGATCAGGCTGCCGCGGCCGGTCAGTTCTACTCGGAAGATGAATACGACCTGGCCCCGCTGCAAAACACCGGGCGCACGCTGCTGGAATTGGGGCGATCCTGTTTGCATCCAGACTATCGCGGTGGATCCGCGATGGTCCATCTGTGGCAGGCGCTTGCCCGGTATGTCGATGAGCACGGTATCGAAATCCTGTTTGGCGTCGCCAGCTTTCACGGCACCGATGTCGAGGCGCTTGCGCATCCCTTGTCGTATCTTCATGCGCGCCACCTTGCACCGGACGAGTTGCGGGTTCGCGCGCGGGCGTACCAACCGATGGATCTGTTGCCCCCGGACGAGATTGACCGCAAACGTGCGGTGATCGAAACGCCGGCCTTGATCAAGGCCTATTTGCGGCTGGGCGGGTGCGTTGGGGATGGTGCGTTTGTGGACCATGCCTTTCACACCACCGATGTCTGTCTGGTGATGGATACAGCGCGGATGAATGACCGTCAAAAGGGCCTGTATCAGCGCGATGCGGCGAAATGA
- a CDS encoding histidine phosphotransferase family protein, with product MPKDTTDLAALIGSRICHDLISPIGAISNGLELMSMGGTDSTSPEMQLINDSCVSAAARIRFFRIAFGSAGDAQRISQREVLAVLRDLDAGSRVKTDWQVTGDLPRHEVQLAFLVLMCIESTMPRGGSVVVHWSDGRFRIEGTSPRLTIQPELWSVLTDNAEDVEISPAMVQFALLRVLLRDTERTLACHPEDDRLLVVV from the coding sequence ATGCCCAAAGATACTACCGACCTCGCCGCTTTGATAGGGTCACGCATCTGTCACGATCTGATCAGCCCGATCGGCGCTATAAGCAACGGGCTGGAATTAATGTCGATGGGCGGAACCGACAGCACCAGCCCGGAAATGCAGCTGATCAATGACAGCTGTGTCAGCGCCGCCGCACGGATTCGTTTCTTTCGCATCGCCTTTGGCAGCGCTGGCGATGCACAGCGGATCAGCCAGCGCGAGGTGTTGGCGGTGCTGCGCGATCTAGACGCCGGGTCGCGCGTGAAAACGGACTGGCAGGTGACTGGGGATCTGCCCAGACACGAAGTGCAACTCGCCTTTTTGGTGCTGATGTGTATCGAATCCACAATGCCGCGCGGTGGGTCGGTGGTTGTACACTGGTCCGATGGGCGCTTTCGGATTGAGGGCACATCGCCACGCCTGACCATCCAACCCGAGCTTTGGTCGGTGCTGACCGACAACGCCGAGGATGTCGAGATTTCGCCTGCGATGGTGCAATTTGCGCTGCTGCGGGTGTTGCTACGAGATACCGAGAGAACGCTTGCCTGCCACCCCGAGGATGACAGGCTACTGGTCGTGGTTTGA
- a CDS encoding 1-acyl-sn-glycerol-3-phosphate acyltransferase yields MSVTWNAGDAPEPQKYGVRDWLRVLRRGLMLGIVVFGGLVLLLLVRLIERPLCGMDRPVTPYITQGVCRAAFVILGLPIRVQGPRIGGPGAVVANHSSWLDIFALNSRKNVYFVSKSEVAGWPGIGWLARATGTLFIRRDPRDAKAQTRAFAQRMSHGHRLLFFPEGTSTDGLRVLPFKSTLFAAFFDPSLRQNVQIQPVTVVYHPPPGADPRFYGWWGDMSFGSHLVKTLAAPKQGRVELIYHPPLRVADFPTRKALAQQLEDQVRRAHSRLSAPES; encoded by the coding sequence ATGAGCGTCACATGGAACGCTGGAGATGCCCCCGAACCGCAGAAATACGGTGTCCGCGACTGGCTAAGGGTCTTGCGGCGCGGGCTCATGCTGGGGATCGTGGTCTTTGGCGGACTTGTGCTGCTGTTGCTGGTCCGGCTGATTGAACGCCCGCTATGTGGTATGGACCGACCGGTGACACCCTATATCACTCAGGGGGTGTGTCGCGCGGCGTTTGTCATTCTCGGTTTGCCAATTCGCGTGCAGGGTCCACGCATCGGTGGGCCCGGTGCGGTCGTGGCGAACCATTCGTCCTGGTTGGATATCTTTGCGTTGAATTCGCGCAAGAACGTTTACTTTGTTTCAAAATCCGAGGTGGCAGGCTGGCCCGGTATCGGCTGGCTCGCCCGCGCCACCGGCACATTGTTCATCCGCCGTGATCCGCGCGATGCCAAGGCGCAGACTAGGGCATTTGCGCAACGGATGTCGCACGGCCACCGGCTGTTGTTCTTTCCCGAGGGGACCTCGACCGACGGGTTGCGGGTCTTACCCTTTAAATCAACGCTTTTCGCGGCGTTCTTTGATCCGTCGCTGCGCCAGAATGTGCAGATCCAGCCGGTCACAGTGGTGTATCATCCGCCACCGGGCGCCGATCCGCGGTTCTATGGCTGGTGGGGCGACATGAGCTTTGGCAGCCATCTGGTCAAGACGCTGGCAGCGCCGAAACAAGGTCGGGTAGAGCTGATCTATCATCCGCCGCTGCGGGTCGCCGATTTTCCCACCCGCAAGGCCCTGGCGCAGCAGCTCGAAGATCAGGTGCGTCGCGCCCATTCCCGGCTGTCAGCACCAGAGTCCTGA
- the ctaA gene encoding heme A synthase — MTGKRSIFEEVGTDAPKPQDRAATTGIIDRGRNGARGAIRLWIMMLFTLVVVMIAVGGLTRLTDSGLSITEWQPVSGAMPPLNLADWQAEFAKYQASPEYQLQNQGMSLSSFQFIYWWEWGHRQLGRVIGLVWAVGFFGFLAARKIPVGWTGRLLLLGALGGAQGAIGWWMVSSGLTGDQTDVASYRLATHLGLAFVILGFIAWYVFALGREDRVLMQARRSRESRLAGWGTALAVLAFVQILIGALVAGIDAGRNYTDWPLMAGAFLPPTPFEIEPIWRNFFENDGLVQFVHRMVGYGLFLLGLVVWTRARKSPNSDTRFRFNAVLGMLVLQMLLGIGTVLYGAPWHIAILHQLGAVLLWVLILRARFAAQYPIAQSLRGTR, encoded by the coding sequence ATGACAGGGAAACGCAGCATTTTCGAAGAGGTGGGTACCGATGCCCCCAAACCGCAGGACCGTGCGGCGACGACCGGTATCATCGACCGTGGCCGGAATGGCGCACGCGGGGCGATCCGGCTGTGGATTATGATGCTGTTTACGCTCGTCGTGGTGATGATTGCGGTGGGCGGGCTGACCCGGCTGACGGATTCGGGGTTGTCGATCACGGAATGGCAACCGGTTTCGGGGGCGATGCCACCCTTGAACCTTGCTGACTGGCAGGCGGAATTTGCAAAATATCAGGCCAGCCCGGAATACCAGTTGCAGAACCAGGGCATGAGCCTGTCGTCGTTTCAGTTCATCTATTGGTGGGAATGGGGGCACCGGCAATTGGGCCGGGTTATCGGACTGGTCTGGGCCGTCGGGTTCTTTGGGTTTCTGGCGGCGCGCAAGATCCCTGTGGGCTGGACGGGTCGGCTATTGTTGCTTGGGGCGTTGGGCGGCGCGCAGGGGGCAATCGGCTGGTGGATGGTGTCGTCTGGCCTGACCGGGGATCAGACTGACGTGGCGAGCTATCGACTGGCGACGCATCTGGGGCTGGCCTTTGTCATTCTGGGTTTCATTGCGTGGTATGTCTTTGCGCTGGGGCGCGAAGACCGGGTGCTGATGCAGGCGCGCCGTTCGCGCGAATCGCGTCTGGCAGGTTGGGGGACGGCGCTGGCCGTTCTGGCCTTTGTGCAGATCCTGATTGGCGCGCTGGTCGCGGGCATTGACGCAGGCCGCAATTATACCGACTGGCCGCTGATGGCCGGAGCATTCTTGCCACCAACGCCGTTCGAGATCGAACCGATCTGGCGCAATTTCTTTGAAAATGACGGCCTTGTGCAGTTTGTGCACCGCATGGTTGGCTACGGTCTGTTTCTGCTGGGCCTGGTTGTCTGGACCCGCGCGCGCAAATCGCCCAATTCGGATACGCGATTCCGGTTCAACGCCGTGCTGGGGATGCTGGTGCTGCAGATGCTACTGGGCATCGGCACAGTGCTGTACGGCGCGCCCTGGCATATCGCGATCCTTCACCAGCTTGGTGCGGTTCTGCTGTGGGTGCTGATCCTGCGCGCCCGCTTTGCCGCACAATATCCGATTGCTCAATCCCTGAGAGGGACCAGATGA
- a CDS encoding GNAT family N-acetyltransferase, producing MGLDHAALQSTVETERFDLRPLRRSDMGLIAHYTGDVRVARMTTSIPHPLPPGSTEAFVSRAVTPDRTEDIWAMDGTKAEGPEVMGLISLERLDRDQSEVGYWVAPGFWNTGLASDAVRALVEANPLGSATMFASVFQDNQASARVLTNCGFEYIGDAEAFSVARNSKVATWTYLKRLK from the coding sequence ATGGGATTGGATCACGCTGCTTTGCAAAGCACGGTTGAAACCGAGCGTTTCGATTTGCGGCCGCTGCGCCGGTCGGACATGGGGCTGATCGCGCATTACACTGGGGATGTGCGTGTCGCCAGGATGACCACCAGCATCCCGCATCCGCTGCCACCGGGCAGTACCGAAGCATTTGTATCCCGTGCAGTGACCCCCGACCGGACCGAAGATATCTGGGCCATGGACGGGACCAAGGCGGAGGGACCCGAGGTGATGGGGTTGATTTCGCTTGAACGGCTGGATCGGGATCAGTCCGAAGTGGGCTATTGGGTCGCGCCGGGTTTCTGGAACACCGGCCTTGCATCGGATGCTGTTCGCGCGCTGGTCGAGGCAAATCCATTGGGCAGCGCCACCATGTTTGCCAGCGTATTTCAGGACAATCAGGCATCTGCGCGGGTGCTGACGAACTGCGGCTTTGAATATATCGGCGATGCCGAGGCGTTCTCGGTCGCGCGCAATTCCAAGGTCGCGACTTGGACCTATCTCAAGCGGCTGAAATAG